From a single Eretmochelys imbricata isolate rEreImb1 chromosome 13, rEreImb1.hap1, whole genome shotgun sequence genomic region:
- the LOC144273291 gene encoding uncharacterized protein LOC144273291 → MRESLWLFLCALPLFPGSVAGNSLTQIPASLSATEGQRVEIRCQYSTSYSSYALDWYQERPGKEPLFLLGRYSYGLERKSDSVAPRFSAQLDTGAKSLSLSIDGAQRADSAVYFCALWDPPCYRAPRAPDTNCRRGRQVSERRIVSKIVRKEMMLWLPLAFMAAIPRGVHSQIQLVESGGGVKTTGESIRISCKASGFPFGNYWMFWYRQAPGKAPEWISYVNPGSTSADYGHSVKGRFTISRDNPSNLLYLQMTGLRPEDTAVYHCRRSSVRAGSSSGPVPRAKTGLRRAETMRWWLHFAFIAAASKGAEAQGRLVESGGGAATTGGSRRLSCTGSGLAFGSYTMFWYRQRPGKGLEWVSWITSTGGSKDYTNSVKGRFTVSRDNAKSQLYLQMSRLGPEDTARYHCARDTVRGSRSELTQKLASFRPGDS, encoded by the exons ATGAGGGAATCTCTGTGGCTGTTTCTCTGCGCGCTGCCGCTGTTCCCAG GTTCGGTGGCTGGGAACTCGCTGACCCAGATCCCGGCTTCTCTGTCAGCCACGGAAGGGCAGCGGGTGGAGATAAGGTGTCAATACAGCACCTCCTACAGCAGCTACGCCCTGGACTGGTACCAGGAGCGGCCGGGGAAGGAACCCCTCTTTCTGCTGGGCAGATACTCCTATGGCTTGGAGCGCAAATCCGATTCTGTGGCCCCTCGGTTCTCGGCTCAGCTGGACACCGGAGCGAAGTCCCTCTCGCTGTCCATAGACGGGGCGCAGCGGGCTGACTCGGCGGTGTATTTCTGCGCCCTCTGGGATCCACCGTGCTACAGAGCGCCCCGGGCTCCCGACACAAACTGCCGGAGGGGGCGGCAGGTGTCTGAAAGGCG AATTGTCTCCAAAATCGTCAGAAAAGAGATGATGCTGTGGCTACCCCTCGCTTTCATGGCAGCAATTCCCAGAG GAGTCCATTCGCAGATTCAACTGGTGGAGTCTGGGGGAGGTGTTAAAACCACAGGAGAGTCTATCCGCATCTCCTGTAAAGCCTCCGGATTTCCCTTTGGAAACTATTGGATGTTCTGGtaccgccaggctcccgggaaagCGCCAGAGTGGATCTCCTACGTTAACCCCGGTAGCACTTCAGCGGACTATGGCCattcagtgaaagggcgattcaccatctccagagacaacccCAGCAACCTGCTCTAtttgcaaatgaccggcctgagacCCGAGGACACGGCGGTGTATCACTGT CGGAGAAGCTCTGTCCGTGCAGGGAGCAGCTCCGGACCCGTCCCCAGGGCGAAGACTGGCCTCAGACGCGCAGAGACGATGCGGTGGTGGCTCCATTTTGCTTTCATCGCAGCAGCGTCCAAAG GGGCCGAGGCGcaggggcggctggtggagtCCGGCGGCGGGGCTGCGACCACCGGCGGCTCCAGGCGGCTCTCCTGCACAGGCTCCGGACTCGCTTTCGGCAGCTACACCATGTTCTGGTACCGGCAGCgccccgggaaggggctggaatgggtCTCCTGGATCACCAGCACTGGTGGGAGCAAAGATTACACTAACTccgtgaaagggcgattcaccgtcTCCAGGGACAACGCCAAGAGccagctgtatctgcaaatgagcCGCCTGGGACCCGAGGACACTgcccggtatcactgtgcgagagacacagtgagggGAAGCCGGTCTGAGTTGACACAAAAACTCGCTTCGTTCAGACCAGGGGATTCGTGA